In the genome of Leptospiraceae bacterium, one region contains:
- a CDS encoding 1-acyl-sn-glycerol-3-phosphate acyltransferase, protein MNEIAINIKEFLKQKKRTTNLILSLYYWLGMILITIVYSIIAAPYIITKNEEKVHKFAIRWARTILKFSKIQIEVYNKEMIYTAGPSIIISNHQSLFDIFIFYSFLDISFRWMAKKSLFSIPIIGPSMKAAGYIPVEREDKKKAMQSMFEAAEQIRNGKSVIIFPEGTRGKIDGKLLPFKKGSFILAKKANVVLQPIVIWGSQYIIPVDRIRKIPRIYPGKVWAMVCNPVYPDEYKNMSVDELSDHIRNILEAHIEILKKKELEELQT, encoded by the coding sequence ATGAATGAAATAGCCATAAATATAAAAGAGTTTTTAAAACAAAAAAAAAGAACAACGAATTTAATTTTGTCTTTGTATTACTGGCTCGGAATGATTTTGATCACCATAGTTTATAGTATCATTGCTGCTCCCTATATCATCACCAAAAACGAAGAAAAAGTGCATAAGTTTGCTATTCGTTGGGCTAGAACTATATTGAAATTTTCAAAAATCCAAATAGAAGTTTATAACAAAGAGATGATATACACAGCTGGTCCTTCCATTATCATAAGCAATCATCAAAGTTTGTTTGATATTTTTATATTTTATAGCTTCTTAGATATTTCCTTCCGATGGATGGCAAAAAAGTCTCTTTTTAGTATTCCCATTATCGGTCCTTCGATGAAAGCAGCAGGCTATATTCCCGTAGAACGTGAAGATAAAAAAAAAGCAATGCAATCCATGTTTGAAGCCGCAGAACAAATCAGAAACGGAAAGTCGGTGATTATCTTTCCCGAAGGAACGAGAGGAAAGATTGATGGCAAACTCCTACCATTTAAGAAGGGTTCTTTTATACTTGCTAAAAAAGCAAATGTAGTCTTACAACCTATTGTGATTTGGGGTTCTCAATACATTATACCAGTAGATCGAATAAGAAAAATTCCAAGAATTTACCCCGGAAAGGTTTGGGCTATGGTTTGTAATCCCGTTTATCCTGATGAATATAAAAACATGAGTGTGGATGAACTTTCTGATCACATAAGAAACATTCTTGAAGCTCATATCGAAATCCTCAAAAAGAAAGAACTCGAAGAACTACAAACCTAA
- a CDS encoding glycosyl hydrolase family 18 protein, translating into MLLGSALSSLLGFEEWMYVYHRTLNQAYIQKRLNDYQNLCITGFQIDSKGNLLVLFDLNSYQKLLENKRVFMLISLKSTKDGKEFLQSEKTRFAGIKNIMEFIKKYNYFNVHIDFEYLSEKETLPFSFFLRDLQKELRKENRPLTIAVFPPIWDMKYKDFHNLKVLSPYVDEVVVMMYDYHNPKTQPGPVSELSWIEKNIQEILKFFQPEQVWLGLPLYGYSWDFEKKKVSVIDYTKFIRILNDFKDIQITKSSNYGYKLVYQNRNKILFYPDEEFRQNAIELAKKNNLKGVAYWRLGYEKQK; encoded by the coding sequence ATGCTTTTAGGTAGTGCTCTATCTTCTCTTTTAGGTTTCGAAGAATGGATGTATGTCTATCATCGAACCTTGAATCAAGCCTACATACAAAAAAGATTGAATGATTACCAAAATTTGTGTATCACGGGATTTCAAATTGACTCCAAAGGAAATCTCTTAGTTCTCTTCGATTTGAATTCATATCAGAAACTTTTAGAAAACAAACGAGTTTTTATGTTAATATCATTAAAAAGCACAAAGGACGGAAAGGAATTCTTGCAATCAGAGAAGACTCGTTTTGCCGGTATAAAAAATATAATGGAATTTATAAAAAAATATAATTATTTTAATGTTCATATTGATTTTGAATATCTTTCAGAAAAAGAAACTTTACCCTTTTCTTTTTTTCTACGAGATTTACAAAAAGAACTACGAAAAGAAAACCGTCCCTTGACAATAGCAGTTTTCCCTCCTATCTGGGATATGAAATATAAGGATTTTCATAATCTGAAGGTTCTTTCACCTTATGTAGATGAAGTTGTTGTCATGATGTATGATTATCACAATCCGAAAACTCAACCTGGACCTGTTAGTGAATTGTCTTGGATTGAAAAAAACATTCAAGAAATCTTAAAGTTCTTTCAACCCGAACAGGTTTGGTTAGGACTTCCTTTGTATGGTTATAGTTGGGATTTCGAAAAGAAAAAAGTTTCTGTTATTGATTATACCAAATTCATAAGGATTTTAAATGATTTTAAGGATATTCAAATCACAAAATCATCAAACTATGGATACAAACTTGTATATCAAAATCGAAATAAAATTTTGTTTTATCCAGATGAGGAATTTCGCCAAAATGCTATAGAACTCGCTAAAAAAAACAACTTAAAAGGTGTAGCCTATTGGAGGTTAGGTTATGAAAAACAAAAATAA
- the acs gene encoding acetate--CoA ligase: MTVANVSQTIETLSQKEQIIEPPEFLKKGALIQDYEAVYLYSITQPEKFWASIANELFWYQKWDKVLEFNPPYHKWFINGKTNITVNALDRHVVGEKRANRNRVALIWMSETGEEVLITYDRLLRRVSQVANALKSIGVKKGDRVIIYMPLTLQGIYAMLACARIGAIHSVVYAGMGVQALRSRIEDSKAKVVICSDVTYRNGKVIPLKPIVDEAIEGLEYIEKIVVHRRQKPPIDLSSEREIDFEEWIEHQPQTCDPEIMDAEDPLFILYTSGTTGKPKGVVHVHGGYMVGTYYLSRAFYDIKDGDIFWSTSDIGWIVGHSYIVYGPLIAGATVVAREGAINYPDPGIVWKIVERHGVNILFTAPTAIRMFMRFGEEYVNKYDTSSLRLLASAGEPLNPEAQAWAQRVILKDHGMVVDNFWQTEVASPILGTLPSMKAKLGKAGKPMPGIVAEVVDAQGNKVPPNKGGLLVIRRPVPYMLRTVWNNDARYREYWNQIPGSYSCGDISYYDEEGYFAVLGRADDVMNVAGHRIGTAEVESAFVSHPAVAEAAVIGLPDEVKGERIKAFLVLRPGHEASENLKAILRDHVRRELGPIATPSEIDFVDMLPKTRSGKIMRRLLKAKELGLDPGDISTLEE; encoded by the coding sequence ATGACAGTAGCGAATGTTTCCCAGACAATAGAAACCCTTTCCCAAAAAGAACAAATCATTGAGCCACCTGAATTTTTAAAAAAAGGCGCTTTAATCCAAGATTATGAAGCCGTGTATTTATACTCCATCACACAACCTGAGAAATTTTGGGCAAGCATTGCCAATGAATTATTTTGGTATCAAAAATGGGATAAAGTCTTAGAATTCAATCCTCCCTATCATAAATGGTTCATCAACGGAAAAACAAATATAACCGTAAATGCTCTCGATCGACATGTGGTTGGTGAAAAACGTGCCAACCGTAATCGTGTGGCTCTTATCTGGATGTCTGAAACTGGTGAAGAAGTTTTGATTACTTATGATCGATTGCTCAGAAGAGTAAGTCAAGTCGCTAATGCTCTAAAAAGCATTGGAGTCAAAAAAGGTGATCGGGTAATTATCTACATGCCTCTAACTTTGCAGGGTATTTATGCTATGCTAGCATGTGCGCGAATTGGAGCTATCCATTCGGTGGTTTACGCTGGCATGGGGGTTCAAGCACTGAGAAGTCGAATTGAAGACTCAAAAGCAAAAGTGGTGATTTGTTCTGATGTGACGTATCGAAATGGGAAAGTAATCCCCTTAAAACCCATCGTTGATGAAGCAATCGAAGGGTTAGAATACATCGAAAAAATCGTTGTTCATCGACGACAAAAACCACCCATTGATTTATCATCAGAAAGAGAAATCGATTTTGAAGAGTGGATAGAACATCAGCCTCAAACTTGCGATCCTGAAATCATGGATGCAGAAGATCCATTATTCATCCTCTATACGAGTGGAACAACAGGAAAACCCAAAGGAGTCGTTCACGTTCATGGTGGATACATGGTTGGAACTTATTATCTTTCCCGGGCTTTTTATGATATAAAAGATGGTGATATTTTCTGGAGCACATCAGATATTGGCTGGATTGTAGGACATAGTTATATCGTTTATGGACCTCTGATTGCTGGTGCAACTGTGGTAGCAAGAGAAGGAGCCATTAACTACCCTGACCCAGGTATTGTTTGGAAAATTGTAGAAAGACATGGAGTCAATATTCTATTCACAGCTCCTACTGCTATTCGTATGTTCATGAGGTTTGGTGAAGAATATGTAAATAAATATGACACATCGAGTTTGAGACTTTTGGCATCGGCAGGAGAGCCCCTCAACCCAGAAGCTCAAGCATGGGCACAACGAGTCATATTGAAAGATCATGGTATGGTGGTTGATAATTTCTGGCAAACAGAAGTAGCTTCCCCTATTTTAGGAACACTTCCTTCTATGAAAGCCAAATTAGGAAAAGCTGGAAAACCAATGCCCGGTATTGTCGCTGAAGTGGTCGATGCTCAAGGAAACAAGGTTCCACCCAATAAAGGAGGACTTTTAGTCATTCGAAGACCAGTTCCTTACATGCTACGAACTGTTTGGAACAATGACGCAAGGTATCGGGAATATTGGAATCAAATTCCAGGTTCTTATTCCTGCGGTGATATTTCCTATTATGATGAAGAAGGCTATTTTGCTGTTCTTGGTAGAGCCGACGATGTAATGAATGTTGCCGGACATAGAATCGGAACTGCTGAAGTTGAAAGTGCTTTTGTTTCTCATCCAGCAGTTGCAGAAGCAGCTGTGATTGGATTACCAGACGAAGTAAAAGGAGAAAGAATCAAAGCCTTTTTGGTATTACGTCCAGGACATGAGGCTAGCGAAAACCTAAAGGCAATCTTGCGAGATCATGTCCGAAGAGAATTGGGTCCTATTGCAACACCATCAGAAATCGATTTCGTCGATATGCTTCCAAAAACAAGAAGCGGAAAGATCATGAGAAGATTACTCAAAGCAAAAGAATTAGGATTGGATCCAGGTGATATTTCGACCTTAGAAGAATAA
- a CDS encoding methyltransferase domain-containing protein — protein MRIYSKIFSHLYDPVMQGLEKGVLHEKRKFLLRDVEMPVLEIGFGTGANYFAYQDRADLNLTVIERSPFMIEKFYKKFPKNQNVVIYVDSIENEALIKSLPKFKSIVSTLTLCSVSNLEKSIRNVLFSLSDDGTFYVMEHIRSDKKLYGKFQDVISPAWKLIGDGCHINRETDKVLKQFFYPLFEEYFFAGVDFYLAKLKKRS, from the coding sequence ATGAGGATTTATTCTAAGATTTTTTCTCATTTATATGATCCTGTTATGCAAGGTTTAGAGAAAGGTGTTTTGCACGAAAAAAGAAAGTTTCTACTGCGTGATGTGGAGATGCCCGTGCTTGAAATTGGTTTTGGAACAGGAGCAAATTATTTTGCTTATCAAGATAGAGCGGATTTAAATTTGACAGTGATAGAAAGATCCCCCTTCATGATAGAGAAATTTTATAAAAAATTCCCAAAAAACCAAAATGTGGTAATTTATGTAGACTCCATTGAAAATGAAGCTCTAATAAAGAGTCTACCGAAATTCAAATCGATTGTTTCGACATTGACATTGTGTTCTGTTTCTAATTTAGAGAAATCAATTAGAAATGTTCTTTTTTCTCTTTCTGATGATGGGACCTTTTATGTGATGGAACATATCCGCTCAGATAAAAAGCTTTACGGAAAATTTCAAGATGTGATTTCACCTGCTTGGAAGCTCATAGGAGATGGTTGCCACATCAACCGAGAAACTGATAAAGTATTAAAACAATTTTTTTATCCTTTATTTGAAGAATACTTTTTCGCTGGTGTTGATTTTTATCTTGCTAAACTAAAAAAACGATCTTAG
- a CDS encoding SET domain-containing protein → MIHPDTEIRYVNPIIGYGVFATKKIPMGTIVYVKDEFEIMISQEDFQKIKEPLRSIIDRYSYIDPEGYRIISWDIAKYTNHCCDPNTISTGYGFEIAIKDIEPGEQITDEYGIFNLERTMELYCDKPYCRNQLTPDDFDLYYEEWDRKIIPALLRIPYVPQPLYDIIDEVTKMELEEFLRDHSKYKTVYHLKFKKPVKV, encoded by the coding sequence ATGATACACCCAGACACGGAGATCCGTTACGTCAATCCTATAATAGGGTATGGTGTTTTCGCCACGAAAAAAATTCCCATGGGAACCATAGTGTATGTGAAAGATGAATTCGAGATCATGATTTCACAAGAGGATTTTCAAAAAATCAAAGAACCTCTCCGAAGTATAATCGATCGATACTCTTATATCGATCCTGAAGGCTATCGCATCATAAGCTGGGATATAGCCAAGTATACAAATCATTGCTGTGATCCAAACACCATCAGCACAGGATATGGCTTTGAAATAGCCATCAAAGACATCGAACCGGGGGAACAAATCACTGATGAGTATGGTATTTTTAATCTTGAGAGAACCATGGAACTCTACTGTGATAAGCCCTATTGTAGGAATCAACTCACACCAGACGATTTTGATCTATATTACGAAGAATGGGATAGAAAGATCATACCAGCTCTTCTGAGAATTCCGTATGTTCCTCAACCTCTCTATGACATAATTGATGAAGTAACAAAAATGGAATTAGAAGAATTTTTGAGAGACCACTCCAAATACAAAACCGTTTATCACTTAAAGTTCAAAAAGCCAGTTAAGGTTTAA
- a CDS encoding SDR family NAD(P)-dependent oxidoreductase: MELKNKYALITGGSSGIGEALAYELASVGSIPILIARKENELKRVQSEISSRYGINSFSFPCDITSSSDRKNLKQFLEEFTKIDLLIHNAGITNHGKFEVSTEEALRKTFEINFFSVVEITRIVLPKMKSMSQSSNEKKMIVLVSTPSGLFGIPERFAYSSSKAAAQLFIESISYELLPYQIKTCIVFPGYTKTNLRKSGITSDGRPLDEEQEKNAKSPEEVAKIIVNAIQKEKKYAFTNLTGKFIFYGRVLFPEFLEKLILKKTAKN; encoded by the coding sequence ATGGAATTGAAAAACAAATATGCTTTGATTACGGGTGGTTCTTCTGGGATTGGTGAAGCTCTTGCTTATGAACTCGCCAGTGTAGGCTCAATCCCAATTTTGATTGCGAGAAAAGAAAATGAACTTAAACGAGTTCAAAGTGAAATTAGTTCACGTTATGGCATAAACTCATTTTCTTTTCCGTGTGATATTACTTCTTCGTCAGATAGAAAAAATCTCAAACAGTTTTTAGAGGAATTCACGAAGATTGATTTATTGATACATAATGCGGGAATAACCAATCATGGGAAATTCGAAGTTTCAACGGAAGAAGCTTTGAGAAAAACATTCGAGATCAACTTTTTTTCTGTGGTAGAAATCACGAGGATAGTCTTACCAAAAATGAAATCAATGTCTCAATCATCCAATGAAAAGAAAATGATTGTTTTGGTTTCTACACCAAGTGGTTTATTTGGAATTCCTGAGCGTTTTGCCTACTCATCAAGTAAAGCAGCAGCTCAACTCTTTATAGAAAGTATTTCTTACGAACTCCTTCCTTATCAAATCAAAACTTGTATTGTTTTTCCCGGCTATACAAAGACCAATTTGAGAAAAAGCGGAATCACAAGTGATGGACGACCATTGGATGAAGAACAAGAAAAAAACGCAAAATCTCCCGAAGAAGTAGCGAAAATCATAGTCAATGCCATTCAAAAAGAAAAGAAATATGCCTTTACAAATCTCACGGGAAAATTTATCTTTTATGGCAGGGTTCTTTTTCCGGAGTTTTTAGAAAAATTGATCTTAAAGAAAACGGCTAAAAATTAG
- the sixA gene encoding phosphohistidine phosphatase SixA, producing the protein MKLVLIRHCKAYESYEDPERRLNEQGIQEAKIVARLLKKTNWKFKEILTSPILRAVQTCEVFNQEFHLPIVQRVELKPNNALVYFDSLLASYHANDAIIIVFHMPDVAEIAARILKLPSNNLYVSTGGMIGINLTNIQRLEGILVFMYQPELLD; encoded by the coding sequence ATGAAATTAGTTCTGATTCGCCATTGTAAAGCTTATGAGTCATACGAGGATCCAGAAAGAAGATTAAATGAACAGGGTATTCAAGAAGCAAAAATAGTAGCTCGATTACTAAAAAAAACAAATTGGAAATTCAAAGAAATTTTAACTAGCCCAATCTTGAGAGCTGTGCAAACATGTGAAGTTTTTAATCAAGAATTTCATCTTCCAATTGTCCAAAGAGTAGAATTAAAACCGAATAATGCTCTTGTTTATTTTGATTCATTATTAGCTTCGTATCATGCTAATGATGCGATCATCATTGTGTTCCATATGCCGGATGTTGCTGAGATTGCGGCTCGTATTTTGAAATTACCATCCAATAATCTCTACGTTTCTACAGGTGGTATGATCGGTATTAATCTAACAAATATCCAAAGGCTTGAAGGGATTCTAGTTTTTATGTATCAACCCGAATTGTTAGATTAG
- a CDS encoding histidine kinase produces the protein MTETIIQKINENIEFVVKNGKYLSLKTHRMTDSVEKHILFALETILKKTEHERYIHSLYTILKELVINGCKANQKRIFFEERGYDINNSEHYAIGIEEYKKSFSEEMAIEYGKKSKEKGLYVLMDFEFDEDGIRIEVINNSTISPQEERLMREKLKKAMGYNDLAEFYMDQAMSGEAEGAGLGLALVIILLKGEGIDPNYFRIIIEKDKTIARLEIPFTENFVSKRKSQQH, from the coding sequence ATGACAGAAACCATCATCCAGAAAATTAATGAAAATATCGAATTCGTTGTCAAAAATGGAAAATACTTATCTTTAAAAACACATAGGATGACAGACTCTGTAGAAAAACATATACTCTTTGCTTTAGAAACCATATTAAAGAAAACTGAGCATGAACGATACATTCATTCATTATATACCATATTGAAAGAACTAGTCATCAATGGTTGTAAAGCCAATCAAAAACGTATATTTTTCGAAGAAAGAGGGTATGACATTAATAATTCCGAGCATTATGCTATCGGAATTGAAGAATACAAGAAATCATTCAGTGAGGAAATGGCTATTGAGTATGGTAAGAAATCCAAAGAAAAAGGACTTTATGTTCTAATGGATTTTGAGTTTGATGAAGATGGCATTAGGATCGAAGTCATCAATAACTCAACTATTTCTCCTCAAGAAGAACGATTAATGAGGGAAAAACTAAAAAAGGCAATGGGTTATAATGACTTAGCGGAGTTTTACATGGATCAAGCCATGAGCGGTGAAGCGGAAGGAGCTGGACTTGGACTCGCACTTGTAATCATCTTACTCAAAGGTGAAGGAATTGATCCCAATTATTTTCGTATCATTATCGAGAAAGACAAAACCATAGCAAGACTTGAGATTCCATTCACAGAAAACTTCGTTTCAAAGAGAAAATCACAACAACATTAA